In Oscillospiraceae bacterium, the following proteins share a genomic window:
- a CDS encoding DUF3419 family protein, which produces MNKMKNNKTNKKFSFIRYSNCWEDTTVLLEALQIKSDDICLSIASAGDNTLSLLISQPKKVYALDINKTQLYCLELKMACFKALSYEEMLAFLGIGTCNRVAVFEKLIPYLSEEANNFFRKNLKIIKKGIIHVGKFERFFHLFRNVVIPVVSSKKKLARLSELSDYQEQTDYYNRYIHTKRFQFLFRIVFGHKFLGTMGRDRDFYQYVEEKEESGNDLKKRFEFGISHTKNRTNPYLCYIANQTYRENALPLYLKREHFNTIKKNLFKIEMIHGDLSSVNHLHFDCFNLSDIFEYMSEEEFSDCEELLSKISNPNARLCYWNMQNKRYFKDSCFQLEEEPSHQLFQKNQAYFYRDFRLYRKESHE; this is translated from the coding sequence ATGAACAAAATGAAAAACAACAAAACGAATAAAAAATTTTCATTTATCCGATATTCCAACTGTTGGGAAGATACCACTGTGCTTTTAGAAGCTCTTCAAATTAAATCGGATGATATCTGCTTATCCATCGCATCTGCCGGTGATAACACATTATCACTTCTTATCTCCCAGCCCAAAAAAGTGTATGCGCTGGACATCAACAAAACACAGCTATATTGTCTGGAACTGAAAATGGCTTGTTTTAAGGCACTTTCTTACGAAGAAATGTTGGCATTTTTGGGAATCGGCACTTGTAACAGAGTTGCTGTTTTTGAAAAATTGATTCCCTATCTTAGCGAAGAAGCAAACAATTTCTTCCGAAAAAACTTGAAAATCATAAAAAAAGGTATCATACACGTGGGAAAATTTGAGCGTTTCTTTCATTTATTTCGAAACGTGGTGATTCCTGTTGTGAGCAGTAAGAAAAAACTTGCCCGTTTATCGGAATTATCTGACTATCAGGAACAAACAGACTATTATAATCGCTATATCCATACGAAAAGATTCCAATTTCTTTTCAGAATCGTTTTCGGTCATAAATTTTTGGGAACTATGGGCAGAGACCGTGATTTTTACCAATATGTGGAAGAAAAAGAAGAAAGCGGAAACGACTTAAAAAAACGGTTTGAATTTGGTATTTCTCACACGAAAAACCGTACCAATCCCTACCTATGCTATATTGCCAATCAAACTTACCGAGAAAATGCTCTTCCTTTGTATTTGAAAAGAGAACATTTTAATACCATTAAAAAAAATCTTTTTAAAATCGAAATGATTCACGGAGACTTATCTTCAGTAAACCATCTTCATTTTGACTGTTTCAATTTATCAGATATTTTTGAATATATGAGCGAAGAAGAATTTTCAGATTGCGAAGAATTGCTTTCAAAAATTTCCAATCCCAATGCACGCCTCTGTTACTGGAATATGCAAAATAAACGGTATTTTAAGGATTCTTGCTTTCAATTAGAGGAAGAACCCTCTCATCAACTATTTCAAAAGAACCAGGCCTACTTTTACAGAGATTTTAGGCTATACAGAAAGGAATCCCATGAGTAA
- a CDS encoding acyl--CoA ligase, with protein sequence MSNIVDIFLNACQLHSKKTAIIYEKKGKIISQTFLELQQDVFATVCYMRKNKIRQGDKILAFCASSYELCVFMWASLLVGASIMYVDILAKQKSLREIFKEYTPDRILVCNKTKALRFFFREFSKIKQVINIDKIPMNSFDSDKIALSRISEDTLALLTMTTGSTGIPKVALRSHQDLMQQLQLIKDNTVLSYQNEMALTTSYIYVFANMLCGITTVLPQLNLKKHEKSINQRLALFSHLPVTMAITTPDFCFKAENHFPNLKRLYVGGAILNLHEAKQIQNKFPDSENIVIYGSTECSIMCTITLKEFISLLSQTGRSPLGYPVKGVDVRLTDENEIIVHSDALLADYLTQDKSTKTNDENGFLWHHTNDMAIKQNGVFYFLGKSKYFVSVNNQKIYSNEIEQRIITTLEEISKCAVLQHQEKVYVFLEDYTKELAEKIAKILRKTYQITNSEVVPIKKIPCDVKHHTKIHYEKLKKRFKHDRI encoded by the coding sequence ATGAGTAACATTGTGGACATCTTTTTAAACGCGTGTCAATTACATAGCAAAAAAACAGCAATCATCTATGAAAAAAAAGGAAAAATCATATCCCAAACCTTTTTGGAGCTACAACAAGATGTATTTGCCACCGTCTGTTATATGAGAAAAAATAAAATACGGCAAGGAGATAAAATCCTTGCCTTTTGTGCGTCCTCTTATGAGCTATGCGTTTTTATGTGGGCATCTTTATTGGTGGGAGCCTCCATTATGTATGTAGATATTTTGGCAAAGCAAAAAAGTCTTCGGGAAATTTTCAAAGAATACACTCCCGATCGGATTTTAGTATGCAATAAAACCAAAGCTCTTCGTTTTTTCTTTCGGGAATTTTCAAAAATCAAGCAAGTAATCAATATTGATAAAATCCCAATGAATTCTTTTGATTCCGATAAAATTGCCTTATCCCGAATATCAGAAGATACGTTGGCATTACTGACTATGACCACAGGCTCCACAGGAATCCCGAAAGTAGCCTTAAGAAGCCATCAGGACCTGATGCAACAACTGCAATTAATCAAGGACAATACCGTGTTATCCTATCAGAATGAAATGGCTCTGACCACTTCATATATTTATGTGTTTGCCAATATGCTCTGCGGCATCACCACCGTGTTACCCCAACTGAATTTAAAGAAACATGAAAAATCGATCAATCAAAGATTGGCTCTGTTTTCTCATTTACCCGTTACAATGGCAATCACCACGCCCGATTTTTGTTTCAAAGCAGAAAACCACTTTCCCAACTTAAAACGTCTGTACGTCGGCGGAGCCATCTTAAATTTGCACGAAGCCAAACAGATTCAGAACAAGTTCCCTGATTCTGAAAATATTGTAATATACGGCTCCACAGAATGCAGTATTATGTGCACAATCACACTGAAAGAATTTATTTCTCTGCTATCACAAACAGGACGATCTCCTTTAGGGTATCCCGTAAAAGGAGTAGATGTCCGTTTAACCGATGAAAACGAAATTATCGTCCATAGTGATGCCCTGCTGGCAGATTATCTTACCCAAGATAAATCCACTAAAACTAACGATGAAAACGGTTTCTTATGGCATCATACCAACGATATGGCAATAAAACAAAACGGTGTTTTTTATTTTTTAGGAAAAAGCAAGTATTTTGTGAGCGTAAACAACCAAAAAATATATTCCAATGAAATCGAACAGAGGATTATCACAACTCTGGAAGAAATATCCAAATGTGCAGTTTTGCAGCATCAAGAAAAAGTTTACGTGTTTTTAGAAGACTACACCAAAGAACTTGCCGAAAAAATCGCAAAAATCCTGCGAAAAACTTATCAAATTACAAATTCCGAAGTGGTGCCCATCAAAAAGATTCCGTGCGATGTGAAGCACCACACGAAGATTCATTACGAAAAGTTAAAAAAGAGGTTCAAACATGACAGAATATAA
- a CDS encoding long-chain fatty acid--CoA ligase — protein sequence MTEYNIDALLKRGKEQFGTRKYIYEKHQGKFVAKKYADFVFDVYAFASLLMEKGLSDCNIGLYGPNSYLYMVADIAVMGYVGTCVAISKEWKYYDLENTVTKLKLSAILYDSSKEEEIRPLKAVFPTVLFICLNEIKHLKEQRQSPAPRNPQECSKIVFSSGTTGIPKAIMLSQQNMFANWENLYKRAPLNCEDTCYLFLPLHHVYAGISVFLYSLITGMQIYLCSDTQNIFQEIQQIRPTVFCAVPLIYEKAYRICKSENIRPSDLFGGRMKFLFSGGAFFKPEIRKFLKDDGINQLHSYGLSETSSIICVEYSNQNDFESVGTIFENLDVKIKHPDENGIGEITVRGENVFLGYYRKNLQDTFDKDGYFHTGDIGYIQNNKIYLCGRKKRMILMSNGENVYPDEIEELLMEHESINKAKVFEKDHKIVAQLYVNQQINCETVIQTINQKLPKYSIITDFEMISDNVDVRLK from the coding sequence ATGACAGAATATAATATTGATGCTCTTTTAAAACGAGGAAAAGAACAGTTTGGCACCAGAAAATATATTTATGAAAAGCATCAGGGAAAATTTGTTGCAAAAAAATACGCCGACTTTGTTTTTGATGTTTATGCCTTTGCTTCCCTGCTCATGGAAAAAGGATTGTCAGATTGCAACATCGGTTTATACGGCCCCAATTCTTATCTCTATATGGTGGCAGATATTGCTGTGATGGGATATGTAGGTACCTGCGTTGCAATATCCAAGGAATGGAAATATTACGACTTGGAAAACACCGTTACCAAACTAAAGCTTTCTGCAATACTGTATGATTCTTCCAAAGAAGAAGAAATCCGTCCTTTAAAAGCTGTCTTTCCGACTGTTTTATTTATTTGTCTGAATGAAATCAAACATCTGAAAGAACAAAGACAATCCCCTGCTCCGAGAAATCCCCAAGAATGTTCCAAAATCGTCTTTTCTTCAGGTACAACCGGGATTCCCAAGGCAATTATGCTATCCCAACAGAATATGTTTGCCAATTGGGAAAATCTTTATAAAAGAGCTCCCCTAAATTGCGAAGATACCTGTTACTTGTTTTTGCCGCTGCATCATGTATATGCGGGAATCAGCGTGTTTTTATATTCGCTCATTACCGGTATGCAGATATATCTGTGCAGCGATACCCAAAATATCTTCCAAGAAATTCAGCAAATTAGACCAACTGTGTTCTGTGCAGTTCCTTTGATTTATGAAAAAGCATACAGAATCTGTAAAAGCGAAAATATCCGACCGTCTGACTTATTTGGCGGACGGATGAAATTTTTATTTTCGGGCGGTGCATTTTTTAAGCCTGAAATCAGAAAATTTTTAAAAGATGACGGAATCAATCAACTTCACTCCTACGGATTATCTGAAACTTCCTCCATTATTTGCGTGGAATATTCCAATCAGAACGATTTTGAATCGGTTGGAACCATATTTGAAAATTTGGACGTAAAAATCAAACATCCTGATGAAAACGGTATTGGGGAAATAACAGTCCGTGGCGAAAATGTTTTTTTAGGATACTACAGAAAAAATCTCCAAGACACTTTCGATAAAGACGGCTATTTTCACACAGGAGATATCGGCTATATCCAAAACAATAAAATCTATCTTTGCGGCAGAAAAAAACGAATGATTTTAATGTCCAACGGCGAAAATGTGTACCCCGATGAAATTGAGGAACTTCTGATGGAACACGAATCCATCAACAAAGCAAAAGTTTTTGAAAAGGACCATAAAATTGTGGCACAGCTATATGTGAATCAACAAATTAACTGTGAAACAGTAATTCAAACAATTAATCAAAAATTGCCAAAATACTCTATCATAACAGATTTTGAAATGATTTCCGACAACGTAGATGTAAGATTGAAATAA
- a CDS encoding helix-turn-helix domain-containing protein, which yields MDYNLKEVAGRIKDLREAKGYTPEELAKLTGVSKEDYLLLEQGETDFSFTFIYKCAKACGVEVVDLLEGTSTTLTSFAITRKGEGLKIIKKQGVVYNNLAPKFKEKLAEPFLVKFPYLAEEQNAPIKLNSHNGQEFDVIVKGSLKVQVGNHIDVLNEGDSIFYNSIIPHGMIAVSEGGCEFHAVVLNPQDGHFSEEYPEAPFIAAKAAKAKEAAKKTVADDFIESSYDENGVFNGITFKNDDKFNFAFDCVDAIAKKDPDKVAMMWVANDKTDRKFTFSDMKKYSAKVANYFESLGIKRGDTVMLVLKRHYQFWFSMLALHKIGAIAIPATNQLVEHDFTYRYKAAKVKAIVCTADGDVACEAEKAAAEFPDMIKVMVGGCREGWHDFNVEAERFSTHYFRKEDTPCGNDPMLMLFTSGTTGYPRIATHSYKYALGHYPTAKHWHNVNPDGLHFTISDTGWGKALWGKLYGQWLCEAGVFTYDFDRFHSEDILPLFKKYNITTFCAPPTMYRFFIKEDLSKYDLSSIEYATTAGEALNPEVFNQFKKATGLTIMEGFGQTETTLSIANFVGSTPKIGSMGRPSPLYDVVLLDGEGKECPIGDTGEICIRTKENVPCGLFTGYYLDEEKTKDVWYDGYYHTGDQATMDEDGYLWYVGRIDDVIKSSGYRIGPFEIESVIMELPYVLECAITAVPDEVRGQIVKATIVLVKGTEGTDALKKEIQEYVKTHTAPYKYPRIVDFVDELPKTISGKVRRVEIRNKDLEKNK from the coding sequence ATGGATTACAATTTGAAAGAAGTTGCAGGCAGAATCAAAGACCTGCGCGAAGCAAAAGGATACACACCGGAAGAATTAGCAAAACTGACCGGCGTATCCAAAGAAGATTATCTGCTCTTAGAACAGGGCGAAACCGATTTTTCTTTTACCTTTATTTACAAATGTGCCAAAGCCTGCGGTGTTGAAGTGGTTGATCTTTTGGAAGGTACCTCCACTACCCTCACCTCCTTTGCCATCACCAGAAAAGGCGAAGGGTTAAAAATTATCAAAAAACAGGGCGTAGTTTATAACAACTTAGCGCCCAAATTTAAGGAAAAATTAGCAGAACCTTTCTTAGTAAAATTCCCCTACCTTGCAGAAGAACAAAATGCTCCCATCAAATTAAATTCCCACAATGGTCAGGAATTTGACGTGATTGTAAAAGGTTCTTTAAAAGTGCAGGTGGGTAACCACATTGACGTTTTAAATGAAGGCGACTCTATTTTCTACAACAGTATTATCCCCCACGGTATGATTGCCGTTTCGGAAGGTGGATGTGAATTCCACGCAGTGGTATTAAATCCTCAGGACGGACACTTTTCGGAAGAATATCCCGAAGCACCTTTTATCGCTGCAAAAGCAGCAAAAGCAAAAGAAGCTGCGAAAAAGACGGTTGCAGATGATTTTATTGAATCCAGCTATGATGAAAACGGCGTATTTAACGGCATCACCTTTAAAAATGACGATAAATTCAACTTCGCATTTGACTGTGTGGATGCTATCGCAAAAAAAGATCCCGACAAAGTGGCAATGATGTGGGTTGCAAATGACAAAACCGACAGAAAATTCACCTTCTCCGATATGAAAAAATATTCTGCGAAGGTTGCCAACTATTTTGAATCACTGGGAATCAAACGCGGTGACACCGTTATGCTGGTGTTAAAACGTCACTATCAGTTTTGGTTTAGTATGTTGGCTCTTCATAAAATCGGTGCAATCGCAATTCCCGCAACCAATCAGTTAGTAGAACACGACTTCACATACCGTTACAAAGCAGCAAAAGTAAAAGCGATTGTTTGCACTGCAGACGGAGATGTTGCATGCGAAGCAGAAAAAGCTGCAGCAGAATTTCCCGATATGATTAAAGTAATGGTTGGCGGTTGCCGTGAAGGTTGGCACGATTTCAACGTGGAAGCAGAACGCTTTTCCACCCATTATTTCAGAAAAGAAGATACACCCTGCGGTAATGACCCGATGCTGATGTTATTCACTTCCGGTACCACAGGATATCCCAGAATTGCAACTCACTCGTATAAATATGCATTGGGACACTACCCTACTGCAAAGCATTGGCACAATGTAAATCCCGACGGACTGCATTTCACCATTTCCGACACCGGTTGGGGAAAAGCTCTGTGGGGTAAATTATACGGTCAGTGGTTATGTGAAGCAGGTGTATTCACTTATGATTTCGACCGTTTCCATTCCGAAGATATTTTACCCTTATTCAAAAAATACAATATTACCACCTTCTGCGCACCTCCGACCATGTATCGCTTCTTCATCAAAGAAGATTTATCCAAATATGATTTATCTTCCATTGAATATGCTACCACAGCGGGCGAAGCATTGAATCCGGAAGTATTCAACCAGTTCAAAAAAGCAACCGGTTTAACCATTATGGAAGGATTCGGGCAGACCGAAACCACCTTGTCCATCGCAAACTTCGTAGGTTCCACTCCTAAAATTGGTTCTATGGGACGTCCCAGTCCATTGTATGACGTGGTTCTCTTAGACGGAGAAGGAAAAGAATGCCCCATTGGGGATACGGGCGAAATCTGTATCCGCACCAAAGAAAATGTTCCTTGCGGATTGTTTACCGGCTACTATTTAGACGAAGAAAAAACAAAAGATGTTTGGTACGACGGCTACTATCACACCGGCGACCAGGCTACTATGGACGAAGACGGTTATCTCTGGTATGTGGGCAGAATTGACGACGTTATCAAATCTTCCGGTTACAGAATCGGACCCTTCGAAATTGAAAGTGTTATTATGGAACTTCCCTACGTGCTGGAATGTGCAATCACTGCAGTTCCCGACGAGGTAAGAGGTCAGATTGTAAAAGCCACCATTGTTCTGGTAAAAGGCACTGAAGGAACCGATGCCCTCAAAAAAGAAATCCAGGAATACGTTAAAACTCATACCGCACCTTACAAATACCCCAGAATCGTTGATTTTGTGGATGAATTACCCAAAACCATCAGCGGTAAAGTACGTCGTGTAGAAATCCGTAATAAAGACCTGGAAAAGAACAAATAA
- a CDS encoding trypsin-like peptidase domain-containing protein: protein MNHIFKRILTVSAIVCMLFSYQTVFSENKAKPETQNTAAIETQSAESNGTQSTAVAETKSVVTEELPLYEKLGYQEDFEYADEMIGHALKSTVVYVTQECEFTFTYKPLVLKTDQVATLITAYPNISKKTIAAFILKNYKDYFKYGTEETVTQQCISQGSGVILGDHGYIATNAHVVEEPTDAMLEEYVSGIVQEYWDADLEDIVQDMADKGLTITMDDLDFIEEDSVSYPYDSSDFTCEITSTNMKISIPTSDGKTDLRSANTYAAEVIKQGISSGENAEGLTQDIAILKIEEDNLVGLSLSNTYPEVNSNIVSGGFPAAANEIFEEIGYESTLSATIGTGKVARHIAVKGTDYKAMEITTTISQGSSGGPSVDNHLQIEGLNTYSNSSDTRFSYMVPAEAILDMAQGLEIEQGEISKTFLTGLQMLQQGYGKAAKDCFCAVQMKRRSIPYLDNLIQLAEDASQESPSPEETNDNALQPVQQSVSFPVILGIALLVIALTVIVFWVLKSKKATQKPTGSETTIPDTAVSDTAVADTIVSDTNETPLEPPVYISPESYTSPEDYSKANDTVAENDPTLKSLSTPQQPETENSASDFESFFTPGTDLDL from the coding sequence GTGAACCATATTTTCAAAAGAATTCTGACTGTTTCTGCGATTGTATGTATGTTGTTTTCTTATCAAACCGTGTTTTCGGAAAACAAAGCAAAACCAGAAACCCAAAACACAGCAGCAATCGAAACACAAAGCGCCGAATCAAATGGAACGCAAAGCACAGCTGTCGCTGAAACGAAAAGTGTTGTAACAGAAGAACTTCCCCTATACGAAAAGCTCGGATACCAGGAGGATTTTGAATATGCAGATGAAATGATCGGTCACGCGTTAAAATCCACCGTAGTATATGTTACGCAAGAATGTGAATTCACCTTTACATATAAACCTTTGGTATTAAAAACAGATCAGGTAGCTACCTTAATAACAGCTTATCCCAATATTTCCAAAAAAACAATTGCTGCCTTTATTTTAAAAAATTACAAAGATTACTTTAAATATGGCACCGAGGAAACTGTTACCCAACAGTGTATCAGCCAGGGTAGCGGTGTAATTCTCGGAGATCACGGCTATATCGCTACCAATGCTCACGTTGTGGAGGAACCTACTGACGCTATGTTAGAAGAATATGTTTCCGGCATCGTGCAGGAGTATTGGGATGCTGATTTGGAAGACATCGTTCAGGATATGGCTGACAAAGGTCTTACCATCACCATGGATGATTTGGATTTTATTGAGGAAGACAGTGTAAGTTACCCATATGACAGCAGTGATTTCACTTGTGAAATCACAAGCACAAATATGAAAATTTCAATCCCAACTTCAGATGGAAAAACCGATCTCAGAAGTGCCAACACATATGCGGCAGAAGTGATTAAACAAGGAATATCCAGTGGAGAAAACGCCGAAGGTCTCACCCAGGATATTGCAATTTTGAAAATTGAAGAAGATAATCTGGTAGGGCTTTCCCTGTCCAACACCTATCCCGAAGTAAACAGCAACATTGTATCAGGAGGATTCCCGGCTGCTGCCAATGAAATTTTTGAAGAAATCGGCTATGAATCCACCTTGAGTGCAACCATCGGAACCGGTAAAGTTGCAAGACATATTGCCGTAAAAGGAACTGACTATAAAGCAATGGAAATCACCACCACGATTTCTCAGGGAAGCAGTGGCGGTCCTTCTGTGGACAATCATCTGCAAATCGAAGGATTAAACACCTATTCCAACAGCTCCGATACCCGATTTTCCTATATGGTTCCCGCGGAAGCAATTCTCGATATGGCTCAAGGTCTTGAGATTGAACAAGGTGAAATCTCAAAAACCTTTTTAACGGGCCTGCAAATGTTGCAGCAAGGATACGGCAAGGCTGCAAAGGATTGTTTTTGTGCCGTTCAGATGAAACGTCGCTCAATCCCCTATTTGGACAATTTAATCCAATTGGCTGAAGATGCTTCACAGGAATCCCCTTCCCCGGAAGAAACGAACGACAACGCACTCCAACCCGTTCAACAATCTGTCAGCTTCCCCGTAATTTTGGGAATTGCATTACTAGTTATTGCACTAACTGTGATTGTATTTTGGGTATTGAAATCTAAAAAAGCAACCCAAAAGCCAACGGGTTCGGAAACAACGATTCCTGATACAGCAGTTTCGGATACAGCCGTTGCAGATACGATAGTTTCAGATACAAACGAAACACCCCTCGAACCGCCGGTGTACATTTCGCCTGAATCATATACTTCACCGGAAGATTACAGTAAAGCGAATGATACTGTAGCAGAAAATGATCCGACATTAAAATCTCTTTCAACTCCCCAACAGCCGGAAACCGAAAATTCCGCTTCTGACTTCGAATCCTTTTTCACACCCGGGACAGACCTGGATTTGTAA